The proteins below come from a single Candidatus Zixiibacteriota bacterium genomic window:
- a CDS encoding DUF116 domain-containing protein, which translates to MSGKNNRTAESQKEANDRKRVLGSEWEDWDGSVVEDFEDTKKKLFLWVSVFAVFAIVGVVWLFFWLIHPRLIEISSLLAELVEYAVWGFALIAILWLSLFVICSIFNLRMFAPLVLVPKVINFVLNLTLAVGQFAGIPRDRIVNSFLKVHNIVLKLKRKNLNPQELLVLLPRCLRRDNFVKLRKLRERYNFQMFTVGGGQQARLRIKKAMPRAIIAVACERDLLSGFVEVNPRIPVIGLPNRRPEGPCLNTYIDINQIEAAIKSVLYGER; encoded by the coding sequence TTGTCGGGAAAAAATAATCGGACCGCTGAATCGCAGAAAGAAGCCAACGACCGCAAACGCGTTCTTGGAAGTGAATGGGAGGACTGGGACGGTTCGGTCGTCGAAGATTTTGAGGATACCAAAAAGAAGCTGTTCTTATGGGTTTCGGTGTTTGCTGTCTTTGCGATTGTCGGCGTGGTCTGGCTCTTCTTCTGGTTGATTCATCCTCGCCTGATCGAAATCTCATCGCTTCTGGCCGAGCTGGTCGAGTATGCCGTGTGGGGCTTCGCGCTCATAGCCATATTATGGCTGAGCCTGTTCGTGATCTGCTCGATTTTCAATTTGCGGATGTTCGCCCCGCTGGTTTTGGTGCCCAAAGTAATTAATTTCGTGTTGAACCTGACCCTGGCTGTGGGACAGTTTGCCGGGATACCCCGGGACAGGATAGTCAATTCGTTTCTGAAGGTCCACAATATTGTATTGAAGCTGAAGCGCAAAAATCTCAACCCGCAGGAGTTGTTGGTATTGCTTCCGCGCTGTCTGCGCCGGGACAATTTCGTGAAACTGCGCAAGCTGAGGGAACGTTATAATTTCCAGATGTTCACGGTTGGTGGAGGCCAGCAGGCCCGGTTGAGAATTAAAAAGGCAATGCCGCGCGCGATTATTGCGGTCGCCTGTGAACGTGACCTGTTGAGCGGTTTTGTCGAGGTCAATCCCCGTATTCCGGTCATCGGCCTGCCCAACAGGCGTCCCGAAGGACCGTGCCTGAACACATATATCGACATCAACCAGATCGAAGCGGCGATTAAGTCGGTACTCTACGGGGAGAGATAA
- a CDS encoding anti-sigma factor antagonist (This anti-anti-sigma factor, or anti-sigma factor antagonist, belongs to a family that includes characterized members SpoIIAA, RsbV, RsfA, and RsfB.): MKLNSYEKDGVHVVEIKGQLMGGPDTGELDEKLYSIIGQDKKKAVVDLKDCDWINSSGLSILIHHYKKFRDAGGELKLASLTNKVERIMVISRLTEVFDVHDSIDDAVKAF; the protein is encoded by the coding sequence ATGAAACTGAATTCCTACGAAAAAGACGGCGTTCATGTGGTGGAAATCAAAGGCCAGCTAATGGGCGGTCCCGATACAGGTGAGTTGGATGAGAAACTGTATTCGATTATCGGCCAGGACAAGAAAAAGGCTGTCGTAGATCTCAAAGACTGTGACTGGATCAATTCCTCCGGCCTGTCGATTCTGATCCATCACTACAAGAAGTTCCGTGACGCCGGCGGTGAGTTGAAACTCGCCAGCCTGACAAATAAAGTCGAGCGGATTATGGTCATCTCCCGCCTGACCGAGGTCTTCGATGTGCACGATTCTATCGACGATGCCGTCAAAGCGTTCTAA